The Deinococcota bacterium genome includes the window AGGTAGGCGCGGTCGGGGAAGGCCTCCTGCACCGCCCTGAGCCCCGCCTCCCGCGCCGCCGCCGCCATCACCCCGCCGCCCGGCCCGCCCAAGATGACCAGCGGCAGCCCTGGGTCGTAGGCGCGCACGGCCTCCGCCACCGCCAGCGCCGTCTCGCGGTCGCGCGTCATCTTGAGGTAGAGCGCGCCGTGGGCCTTGACGTGGTGCAGCTCGAGCCCGGCAAGGTCCAAAAAGGCCCTGAGCGCGCCGATCTGATAGATAACGTCGGCATGGAGCGCTTCCGGGGCGACCGCCATGTCGCGCCGTCCGAAGCCGGCCAGGTCGGGAAAGCCCGGGTGCGCGCCGACCTTGACGCCGTGCTCCTTGGCCAGCCTGACGGTGCGCTGCATGGTGAGTGGGTCGCCGGCATGAAAGCCGCAGGCCAGGTTGGCCGAGGTCAGCTTGGGAAAGAGCTCCTCGTCGCGGCCGAGGCGCCACCGGCCAAAGGACTCGCCGCTGTCCGCGTTGATATCGACGTGCCTGGTCGTGTCCTGTACCGTGTCCTGTACCGTGTTCGGTGTCGTGTTCGGAATCGTGTTCGGTATAGTCATATTGCTCCTTAGCGGCGCATCAGGCCCGGCAGGTAGGCGACGATCTCCGGAAAGGCCGTGACCAGCGCGGTGACGCCCAAGAGGATAAAGAAAAAGGGCGCCGCCGCCCTCGCCACGAAGGTGATCGACCTGCCGCTGATGCCCTGGATCACGAACAGGTTGAGCCCCACCGGCGGGGTGATCTGCGCGGTCTCGACCATCAGGACCAAGAAGATGCCGAACCACAGCGGCTCGAAGCCCGCGGCGGTGATGAGCGGCAGGGTGATGGGCAAGGTCACCACGATCATCGAGATGCCGTCCAAAAAGAGCCCCAGGAGGATGTAGAGCAGGGCCAGCGCGGCGATCAACAAGTAGGGCGAGAGCGCCAAGCTGCCGATCCACTGCGTCAGCGCCCGGGGAATGCCGATATAGCCCATCGCCGTCGACAACAGCGCCGCGGCGGCGATGATGAGGCCGATCATGCTGGTGGTGCGCACGGTGCCGGAGACGGCCTCCAAAAAGCCCTGCAGGCTGAGGGTGCGGTAGACAAGGCCCAGCAGGGCCGCCCCCACCACGCCGATGGCGGCCGATTCGGTCGGCGTCGCCAGACCCAGGTAGATGGTGCCCAGCACCGCCACGATGAGCACGGTGACGGGCGCCAAGTCGAGGAGGCCCCGCAACCGCTGTCCCCAGCTGTAGCGCTCCTCCTGACGGGGCGCGAGGTCCGGCCGCGCGTAGCCGACCGCCGCCAGATAGAGCATAAAGCCCGCGGCGAGCAGCAGCCCCGGCAAGATGCCCGCGATAAAGAGCTGCCCGATGGAAACCTGGGCCAGAATCCCGTAGATGATGAGCACGATCGAGGGCGGGATCAGAAAACCCAGGGTGCCCGCACCGGCGAGTGAACCCACCACCAGCCTCTCGCCGTAGCCCCGGGCCAGGAGTTCGGGAATGGTTATCTTGCCGATGGTCGCGGTCGTCGCCACCGACGAGCCCGACACCGCCGCGAAGAGGGCGCAGGCCACCACGTTGACGTGCAGCAGGCCGCCCGGAAGGGCGCCCAGCCACGGCGCCAAGCCGTCGAACATCCTCTTGGCGACGCGGGTCCTAAGGAGCAGCTCGCCCATGAAGATAAACAGCGGCAAGGCCACCAGCGTATACGAGTTGGTGCTGTTCCAGACGATATTGGAGGCGATCTGAAGGGCGGGCACCGCGGTGAAGAAGTGAATGCCGACGAGCGCCACTAAAAAGATCGCCGCCGCGATCGGGATGCTGAGGCCCAAGAGCAGCAGCAGAAGCAAAAACAGCCCGCCGATGATGGGCAGTTGTGCCATCATTCGCTTAGAAACCCTCCTGCGAGGCCTCTTCGGGCGACGGAGCATGGAGCCAAGAACGCGCCAAGAGGACGACGAATTCGAGCCACAACAGGGCGATGCCGACCAAGACCAGCCCGTGGGGAAGGTATCTGGGCGTCCTCGAGGGGTAGAGGCTCCTGGTGCCGTAGCTCCAGGAATCCCAGAAGAGGTTGAAAAAGGCGTATAGCAGCAGGCTGGCGAAGGCGACGCCCACGGCCAGCGCCAGCCGCTCGAGCCATAACCTCCCTCCCGGCCCCAAGCGGTCGCTGAAGAGGCGGATGCGGATGTGCCCTCCCCGCGCCAGCGTGTGCGCCGCGCCCAGAAAGATCATGGCCGCCATGGCGTAGCCCGAGAACTCCTCGACCGCGAAGGTGCTGCGGTTGAAGAGGGCACGCAAGACGATCTCGGCGGTGATGAGGCCGGTGGCGGCGAGCAGGATGCCTCCCGCCAGCCACCGGCCCAAGGAGGCCAGTCCCTCTGCCGCACTGAGGGCCGCCTCGAGCGCCCTCACTAGTCTCTGGAGCGAAAAGCCTCGACGATGGTTTGACCGTCCTCACCCACTTCGGCCAGCCAGGCGTCCAAGACGGCGTCGGCCGCGGCCTCCCTGGCGGCCTGGATGTCCGCTGGAATCTCCGCCTCGGCGATCAGGGTGAGCCCTCTCTCTTGGATCGTCTCCCTGGCGACCGCCTGACGCTCCTGCGCAAGCTCCCACATCTCCCCTTCCAACTCGGCGGCCACCTCGAGCACCACCTCTCTCACCTCCTCGGGCAGCGCGCCCAAGGCGTCCAGGTTGACGGTCACCATATCGGTCAGCAAGACCGGCACGAAGCCCTCGATAAAGTAGTCCGTCACCTCCCAGAGCGAGGCGTCCACACCGGTCTCCGGCGAGGTGACCACCGAGTCGATGAGGCCGGTGGCCAGCGACGAGAACAGCTCGCCGAAGGGAATGGTGAGGGCGCGGGCGCCCACCTCTTCCACGAAGCGGGTCACGTTCGGGCCGGCGGTGCGCGTCCGCAGGCTGCTCAGGTCCTGCACGGTCTCGATGCGGTTTTGGGTGTAGAGCCCCTGCGGCGCCCAGGGCGCGACGTAGAGAAGCCGCTGGTTGTTGCGCGCGAGGGCCTGCTCGTAGTAGGGCTTGCCGAGCTGGTAAAGCTCAAAGGCCGGGTCGTACTCGTTGGCGATGGGCATCTCGGAGAGGCCGAAGATGGGCTCGTCGCCGAGGACGTTGGGCATGAACACCTCGGCGATGGGCAAGGCCCCCCGCTGGACCACGCGCAGGATCTCGGGGCCGCTGTAGCCCAGGGCGCCCCCGGAGTGGACCGTGATCTCAAGCCGCCCGCCGGAGCGCTCGCTCACCCGCTCGGCAAAGCGCTGCGCGCCCTGGGTGTGGTAGTTCGCCTCCGGCCAGGCCACGTGCATGTCCCAACGCACGACGTCTTGCGCAACGGCGAACCCGGCCAGGCCGATGAGGAGGAACAGGATCTTCTTCATGGTTTCACGTCCTTTTCTCTTTTCTGAACTTGCCCGAGGCGTACAGCTCGAGCCCAATTATATGCCAAATATCATG containing:
- a CDS encoding LamB/YcsF family protein; the encoded protein is MTIPNTIPNTTPNTVQDTVQDTTRHVDINADSGESFGRWRLGRDEELFPKLTSANLACGFHAGDPLTMQRTVRLAKEHGVKVGAHPGFPDLAGFGRRDMAVAPEALHADVIYQIGALRAFLDLAGLELHHVKAHGALYLKMTRDRETALAVAEAVRAYDPGLPLVILGGPGGGVMAAAAREAGLRAVQEAFPDRAYL
- a CDS encoding TRAP transporter large permease subunit, which codes for MAQLPIIGGLFLLLLLLLGLSIPIAAAIFLVALVGIHFFTAVPALQIASNIVWNSTNSYTLVALPLFIFMGELLLRTRVAKRMFDGLAPWLGALPGGLLHVNVVACALFAAVSGSSVATTATIGKITIPELLARGYGERLVVGSLAGAGTLGFLIPPSIVLIIYGILAQVSIGQLFIAGILPGLLLAAGFMLYLAAVGYARPDLAPRQEERYSWGQRLRGLLDLAPVTVLIVAVLGTIYLGLATPTESAAIGVVGAALLGLVYRTLSLQGFLEAVSGTVRTTSMIGLIIAAAALLSTAMGYIGIPRALTQWIGSLALSPYLLIAALALLYILLGLFLDGISMIVVTLPITLPLITAAGFEPLWFGIFLVLMVETAQITPPVGLNLFVIQGISGRSITFVARAAAPFFFILLGVTALVTAFPEIVAYLPGLMRR
- a CDS encoding TRAP transporter small permease, yielding MRALEAALSAAEGLASLGRWLAGGILLAATGLITAEIVLRALFNRSTFAVEEFSGYAMAAMIFLGAAHTLARGGHIRIRLFSDRLGPGGRLWLERLALAVGVAFASLLLYAFFNLFWDSWSYGTRSLYPSRTPRYLPHGLVLVGIALLWLEFVVLLARSWLHAPSPEEASQEGF
- a CDS encoding TRAP transporter substrate-binding protein; this encodes MKKILFLLIGLAGFAVAQDVVRWDMHVAWPEANYHTQGAQRFAERVSERSGGRLEITVHSGGALGYSGPEILRVVQRGALPIAEVFMPNVLGDEPIFGLSEMPIANEYDPAFELYQLGKPYYEQALARNNQRLLYVAPWAPQGLYTQNRIETVQDLSSLRTRTAGPNVTRFVEEVGARALTIPFGELFSSLATGLIDSVVTSPETGVDASLWEVTDYFIEGFVPVLLTDMVTVNLDALGALPEEVREVVLEVAAELEGEMWELAQERQAVARETIQERGLTLIAEAEIPADIQAAREAAADAVLDAWLAEVGEDGQTIVEAFRSRD